In Caloranaerobacter sp. TR13, the genomic stretch TACTGTTTCATACTTCGAATGGGTACAAAACTTAATGAATTACTACTGGAGCTTCGAAGAAGTACAAGAAAAAGAAGAAAGATTAATGGTGAAAGCGTTCAATGAAATATATGAATTAATGGAAGAACATAAAGTTAATATGAGAACTGCAGCATACATGATGTCAATTAAGAGAGTAGCTGAAGCTATGAAATTAAGAGGTTGGTATTAATAAAAAGCTGGCGTAATTGCCAGCTTTTTTTCGTTTGGACGAACTCTAATAGGAAGGGTGTATGGTTTTGAAGATAACTGAAGATAAAGATAAAGTTATCATTGAAAATCTAGAAGATTTTGAACCTGAGCATATATTCGAATGTGGACAGTGTTTTAGGTGGAATAAAGAGGATGATGGTAGTTATACAGGTGTAGCAAATGGGAAAATCATAAATGTAAAAAAAGAAGATGGGATAATTATTTTTTCTAATACTAATCTAAATGAATTTAATGATATTTGGTTTGAATATTTTGATTTAGGTAGGGATTATAGCAAAATAAAAAGAGAGCTTTCAAAGGATAAAATTTTGAAGAAAGCTGTAGAATATGGCTACGGTATAAGAATATTAAAGCAGGATGTTTGGGAGGTTTTAATATCGTTTATTATTTCGGCTAATAATAGGATACCGATGATAAAAAGAGCTATAGAAAATTTAAGTCAAAAATATGGAGAGTTGATTGGTGAATATAATGGGAAAAAATATTATAGTTTTCCTAAAGCAGATGCTCTTAGTAGGCTGACGATAGATGATATAAAAGATTGTAAGACAGGTTTTAGAGCTAAATACATATTTAATGCTGCTGCAATTGTTTCGAATAAGCAGATGGATATCTATAGATTGAAAAACTTAACTACAGAAGAAGCGAAAAAAGAATTGATGTTATTTGCTGGTGTAGGACCAAAGGTTGCTGATTGCATAATGTTATTTTCTATGGAAAAGTATGATGCTTTTCCGATAGATGTTTGGGTGAAGAGGGTAATGGAGTATTTTTATCTTAAAAAAGATACTAAACTTAAAGATATACAAAAATATGCACAAAATAAATTTGGGGAATATGCAGGATTTGCGCAGCAGTATCTATTTTATTATGCAAGGGAGCATGATATTAGGTACTAGGTGCTGGGTGTTAGAAGAGATCAGGGGACAGGGGACAGAGAACAGGGGACAGAAAGCTGGCAACCCCAAAAACAGAGAAAAACAAAGAAAATAGAATAAAAAATGAAATAAACAGACATAATTGGCTGTAATTCGGAAAAACAAAGAATGAAAGTGTTTGCCTACATAATATCTATTTTATAACATATATTTGTAGGCATTAGCACTCGGTGTTAGTGAGTGCTAACAATTAGGAAAGTAATATCATTTAATATAAATTATGATAAGGAGGGTTATAAGATGAAAATTAAACCATTAGGTGACAGAGTGGTTATTAAGAAAATCGAGGTTGAAGAAAAAACTAAAAGTGGTATTGTTCTACCAAGTTCAGCTAAAGAGCAGCCTCAAATGGCAGAAGTAATAGCTGTAGGACCTGGAATTACTAACGATGAGAAGAAAAAAGAAGAATTAAAAGTAGGAGATAAAGTAATATTCTCAAAATATGCTGGTACAGAAGTTAAGGTAGATGGAGAAGAATATACTATCTTAAAATTAGTAGATATCTTAGCGGTAATTGAATAATAGGTACTAGGTACTGGGTACTAGGTACTGGGATAAAGAAATGTAAAATTCAAAATGTAAAATGAAGAATTAGTTAACAGTGAACAGTTCACAGATGGTTAGAAGTGAAAGACGGTTTGATATTAAAAAAAGAAAAAGGAGGTAATTTAATATGGCAAAGGAAATAAAATTTAGTGAAGAAGCTCGCCGTGCAATGGAAAGAGGTATAAACAAATTAGCTGATACTGTTAAAGTAACTTTAGGGCCAAAAGGAAGAAATGTTGTTTTAGATAAGAAGTTTGGTTCACCACTTATTACAAATGATGGTGTTACAATAGCTCGTGAAATAGAGTTAAAAGACCCATATGAGAACATGGGAGCTCAATTAGTTAAAGAAGTTGCTACAAAAACTAATGATGTTGCTGGAGATGGTACTACTACAGCTACATTATTAGCTCAAGCTATTATAAGAGAAGGATTAAAGAATGTAGCTGCTGGTGCTAACCCAATGTTAATTAAGAAAGGTATACATAAAGCAGTAGATGCTGCAGTAGAAGAACTTAAAGCTTTATCAAAACCAGTTGAAGGTAAAGAAGCTATAGCTCAAGTTGCTTCAATTTCAGCAGCTGACGAAGAAATTGGAAAATTAATCGCTGAAGCCATGGAAAAAGTAGGAAAAGATGGCGTTATTACAGTTGAAGAGTCAAAATCAATGGGAACTACATTAGAAGTAGTTGAAGGTATGCAATTTGATAGAGGATATTTATCACCTTACATGGTAACTGATGCAGAAAAAATGGAAGCTGTATTAGACGACCCATACATTTTAATCACAGATAGAAAAATATCAAATATACAAGATTTATTACCTATCTTAGAGCAAATAGTTCAACAAGGAAAGCAGTTATTAATAATAGCTGAAGATGTAGAAGGAGAAGCTTTAGCTACATTAGTTGTTAATAAATTAAGAGGTACATTCACTTGTGTAGCTGTTAAAGCTCCAGGATTTGGTGATAGAAGAAAAGAAATGTTAAGAGATATTGCTATCTTAACTGGTGGAGAAGTTATTTCAGAAGAGTTAGGATACGACTTAAAAGAAGCTACAATTGAAATGTTAGGAAAAGCTAGCAGAGTAAAAGTTGATAAAGAAAATACTACAATTGTAGGTGGAGCTGGTTCAGAAGAAGCTATTAAAGATAGAATTAAGCAAATCAAGATTCAAATCGAAGAAACAACTTCAGATTTTGATAGAGAGAAATTACAAGAAAGATTAGCTAAATTATCAGGTGGAGTTGCTGTTATCCAAGTTGGTGCAGCTACTGAAACTGAATTAAAAGAGAAAAAATTAAGAATAGAAGATGCTTTAGCTGCAACAAGAGCAGCAGTTGAAGAAGGTATAGTTCCAGGTGGTGGAACTGCATTAATCAACGTAATTCCTGCAGTTGAAAAAGTACTTGAAACTGAAACAGGAGATGTTAAGACAGGTGTAGATATAATAAGAAGAGCTTTAGAAGAACCAGTAAGACAAATTGCAGCAAATGCTGGTTTAGAAGGCTCAGTTATAGTTGAAAAAGTTAAATCAAGCGAAAAAGGTATTGGATTTGACGCATTAAATGAAAAATATGTAAATATGATTGAAGCTGGTATAGTAGACCCAACTAAAGTTACAAGATCAGCTCTTCAAAATGCTGCATCAGTGTCAGCAATGGTATTAACTACTGAAGCTGTAGTAGCAGATAAAGAAGAAGAGAAAGATATGGGAATGGGTGGCGGAATGCCTGGCGGAATGCCAATGATGTAATAAAAAACCTCCGGTTTTGCCGGGGGTTTTTTATTTATTGTATAGATTGAAATTTTTCTACTGTATTAAGTAAATCTGACTCACTTACCAAACGACTTCGATTCCATCCTCTTTCATCCATTATCTTATATATTGTATATTGAATATCTTGAATATCGTTTAGACATTCAGATAGTATTTTTCTTAAAACTGGGCATGTCGATTCAACAATTGTATTGTTATAAGAAATTGCTAATTCTTTTTCTGACAAGACTAAGTCATTTAATATTTCTTGTTCTGATAAATTATTAATAATATACATGAGGCATGCCTCCTTTTATGTGAGTTGACAGGAAATAAAAAACAGTTACCAGTTACCAGAGAACAGACGACAGGATAAATAAGTTGCCAGTTGCCAGAGAACAGTTTCCAGTTTTCTGTCCCCTGTTCCTATCAACTATTTACTAAATTCTACATTTTCCATTTTCAATTTTTAATTTTTTTACTCCTGTTCCCAGTTCTCTTGTTTTTAGTTTTTTAATACCTGTTCTCTGTTCCCTGTTATCTGTCCCCTACCAACCAAATAACTAAGTACTTTCTTATAATTTCTCTTATGTCTCTTACTGGCGTTGTAACATAAATTTTTGAGTTCGCTGTCATAACACATTTCTGCATAGTTTAAATATTTTTTATATAGTAATTTTTCTTGTTTTAGTTGCTCTTCGATTAACGAGAGTGTTTTATAATCCAATTTAGAATTTAAATCTGCCATGGCATTACCTCCGTTTGTTTATTCAGTTACCAGTTGCCAGGGTACAGTTGCCAGTTTTCTGTTTTCTAATCTCTGTTCTCTGTCCTCTGTTCTCTATTTTTTTCATTTACTATTAGTATTTTACTTAATAAAAAATATATAGCATGTAAAAAAGAGATAGCAAACAATAAAATAGTTTAAATTGAAAAAAAGGGAAAAATGTATATGGCATAATTTACTTTGACAAAATAGTGATTAAACGAGGTAACTAAATAAAAAATGTTATATTTTGACTGATTATCTGATATAAGTGGAGATATATAAAGTTTTTATTTAATTTTTTGAAAACTTAAAAAATAATATATAGACAAAATAAAAAAAATATGTTATATTAAATTAAGGAAAACGATTACGTAGTGAATAGATGGGTGGTAAGCTATGAAAATAACAATAAAAGATGTAGCTAAAAAGGCAAACGTTTCAGTTGCTACCGTTTCAAGGATACTTAATAATCTAGGAGGATATTCTGAAGAAACCAAAGAAAAGGTCTTGAAAGTAATTGACGAAATAGGATATCAAAGAAATGAGATAGCTAGAGGGTTGATAACCAAAAGTACTAATACAATAGGAGTTTTAGTGCCAAATGTATCAACAAATTTTTATGCAGAAATATTAAATGGTATTGAGGATACTGCCCATAAAAATGGATATAGTGTTGTAGTATGTAATACAGGAATAGGTGGGAAAAGAACATTAGCCTATTTAGACGTTTTATCATCGAGACAAGTAGATGGAATTGTTATAACTAGCCTTACTCCAAAAGAGGAATATGAGAAAGCGATAATATCTACTAGAATTCCTAGTATACTTGTGTCTACAATGTCATTTAGATATCAGCTACCCTTTATAAGAGTAGATGATAAATTAGCTGCATATAGTGCAACAAAATATTTGATAGAAAAAGGACATAGGAAAATTGCAATGATTGCTGGAAATGAAGATGACCCAATAGCAGGCATTCCGAGAGTAGAAGGATATATGCAGGCTCTTAGGGATTATAATGTAGCAATTGATAAAGAACTTATCAGACATGGTGACTTTTCATATGAAAGTGGAATCAAGTGTATGAGAGGATTGCTTGAAGATAAAAAAGATTTTACAGCTGTTTTTGCAGCCAGCGATGATATGGCAATAGGTGCATTGTATGTAGCTTACAAAAATGGAATTTCTATACCTGATGAATTATCTGTAGTTGGATATGACAATACAATGACAGCTCGAATGTCTATTCCACCTTTAACTACTTTAGCACAGCCTTTGTATGAAATGGGCAAAAGAGCAGTAAGCTCATTACTAAAAAAGATATCTAAAGGAGAAAGTATAGAGAGTATAATTATGCCTCATAAAATTATAGAGAGGGATACAGTTAAAAGTATATAATTTTTTTTAATCATATAGTAAACGTTTACGTAAATACCAGTAGACTTAAATTTAATTTTTTAAATAAATCTAGATAAGTGTAGTCCTTTTGAATGTTTGTGGAGTTTTGCAACAAACTAATATATTCAAGAAAAGGGGGGAGGTAACCGAACTTATAAATTATTAAAACTTCAATATTTGAAAGTCAAAATTACTTTAAACTTTTGACACTACCAAATAAAATGGAGGGGGAAGTTTATGAAAAAGAAATTTAAAAAACTTATGTGTATGATGCTAACTTTAATTGTTGTTGCATCTGTTTTTACTGGATGTAGTCAATCAAGTGATGTATCAGGCAAAGACGGAAAGATAGAGTTAGAGCTTTTCTCTAACAAATCTGAAAGTAAGACAACTCTAGAAAACTTTATTAAGGAATTTGAAAAAGAGAATCCAAATATTCATATTGTAGTAAACGTACCACCAGAAGCAGGAACAGTTTTACGTACTAGGTTAACAAAGAATGATATTCCAGATATATTAAGTATAGGTGGTACTGCAACATATGGAGAACTTGCAAGAGCAGGTGTTTTATTGGATTTAACAGATACAGAAATGGTTAAAAAAGTACAACCAGCTTATATAAAGATGATAGGTAAGCTTGTAGGAAATAATGATGGTAAAGTATACGGAATACCATATGCTACTAACGCCAATGGAATCTTATACAATAAAGATATGTTTAAAGAGTTAGGATTGGATGTTCCTAAAACATGGGATGAACTAATTGCTACAGCTGAAAAAATAAAGGCTGCAGGAAAAGTACCTTTCTATTTGACATTAAAAGATGCATGGACAGCAATGATTCCATGGAATGCTCTAGCAGCTAACATACCAAGTGATGATTTTATTGAAAAAAGAAATTCAAACCAAACTACTTTTAAGGCTACACATAAGGAAGTAGCAGAAAAGATGTTAACGCTATTAAAATATGGTCATGACGATAATTTTGGTGTAGGATATTCTGATGGAAATACTGCATTTGCACAAGGTAAATCAGTTATGTACTTACAAGGTAACTGGGCAATTCCTGAAATAAAGAGAGCAAATCCTAATATTAATGTAGGTATATTTCCATTCCCTTCAACAAATAATGTAGAAAGAAACAGACTGATTTCAGGTGTGGATGTTCTTTTTGCAGTATCAGCTAATACTAAACATAAAGAAGCTGCATTAAAGTTCATAGAATTTATGACAAGAAAAGAAAATGCTGAAAAATATATAAAAGAACAAAAAGCACTTTCTGCATTAAAAGGTGTTTATCAAAAAGATGAGGTTATGGAAGGAGTACTTGATTGCTTCAAGACTGGAAGAATTACAAGCTTCCCAGATCATTACTATCCACCAGGAATGCAAGTTCCAAATCTTGTACAGGAATTCTTAGTAAAAAAAGATGTAAATGCATTCTTAGAAAAACTTGATGAAGAATGGGATAAGGTTAAACAACATTAGATCTTGAAAAGAAGAGTATATAGCTTTTAACATCCGTTAAAAGCTATATACTTTAATAATGTATTGTCAAAGGGGGTTGTATTTTGAAAAAAAAGAATTATACTTATTTTTTAATGGCTATTCCAGCTGTAACGCTTTTTTTTATCTTTCATACTCTTCCTGCATTGAAAGGGATATTTTACAGTTTTACTGACTGGAAGGGATATGGTAATTGGAACTTTATAGGATTTAAAAACTATATTAACGTATTTAAAGATGAACGTGTTTTACATTCATATTTTTTCACATTTAAATTTGCCGTAACTACAACAATTATTGTTAATATAATAAGTTTAGCTCTTGCTCTAGGTCTAAACGCAAAAATAAAGTTAAAAAATTTCCTAAGAGGACTATATTTTATACCTAACATTCTAGGAGTTCTTATTGTAGGCTTTGTTTTTAACTATATTTTTACTTACTTTATACCAAGCATAGGTAAAGCCCTTAACATTGATATTCTTAGTAAAAGTATACTGGGTAATCCAGACCTTGCATGGTTAGGAATTGTAGTGGTTACTGCATGGCAGTCAATAGCGTTTAATACCATCATATATTTATCTGGGCTCCAAACTATACCAGAGGAGTTATATGAAGCTAGTTCTATTGACGGAGCTAACAAATTGAAATCCTTCTGGCATATTACATTACCACTAATTTCACCATTTTTTACTGTTAACATGGTTATAGCTATGAAGAACTTCCTTATGGTTTTTGACCAAATAATGGCTATGACTGGAGGAGGTCCAGGTCGAGCTACAGAATCCATATCTGTTTTAATATATCGTGGAGGATTCCAAGGAAGTGAGTTTGCTTATCAGTCAGCTAATGCAGTTATCTTTTTTATAACAATAGTAACTATTTCTTTATTCCAACTAAAAGTCTTGCAAAAGAGGGAGGTCGAACTTTAATTGAAAAAAAGAGGTTTACACAAAACCAATTGGGTTGTAACAATTTTAATGATTTTAGGGTCGTTATTCGTCCTATTTCCTTTATATCTTTCTATAGTAGTAGCTTTAAAAAGCCCTCAAGAAACAGCCCAATCTATATTACTTTTGCCTAAAAAATTACATTTTGAAAATTTTACTGAAGCTATAAGAATGACAAACTATTTTAGAGCATTTTTTAACAGTTTCATAATTACAGTTTTTAGTGTTAGCTTTACATTATTAACTAATTCATTGGTAGCATATGCAATAGGAAGAAACATGCATAAGAAAATATTTAGAGGGATGTACTATTATTTAGTTAGTGCAATGTTTGTACCTTTCTCAATAATTATGCTTCCTATTGTTAAACAGACAAGTGCTTGGAATCTTGATAATAAAATAGGTCTGATTATTTTATATACTGTATATGGACTAGCATTTAATACATTTCTTTATGTAGCTTATATAAAATCTTTGCCTAGAGATTTTGAAGAAGCTGCAATTATTGAAGGTGCATCAACTTGGCAAATATTTTGGAAGATTATTTTTCCACTTCTTAAACCTATAAATGCAACTATTATTGTATTAACATGCTTATGGGTATGGAATGACTTTATGTTGCCACTTATTTTATTGAGTAAACCTGAAATGGCAACTTTACCTCTTGTTCAATATGTGTTTAGATCACAATTTAATACAAATTATAATCTGGCATTTGCATCATATCTATTAGCATCAGCTCCATTGCTTATAGTTTATCTATTAGCGCAAAGATTTATAATCAGTGGAGTAACAAAGGGTGCAATAAAATAATAAACAATATATTTAATTTACATCAAAGGGGAACGAGAATATGGAAAAGAAATGGTGGAAAGAATCTGTAATATATCAAGTTTATCCAAGAAGCTTTTACGACTCTAACGGTGATGGTATAGGAGATTTACGAGGTATAATACAAAAGCTAGATTATATAAAGGACTTAGGAGCTAATGTTATATGGCTAAATCCTGTATATAAATCTCCAAATACTGATAATGGTTATGATATAAGTGATTATTATGATATAATGGATGAATTTGGAACGATGGAGGATTTTGATGAACTTCTTGAAGAAGTACATAAAAGAGGTATGAAATTGATAATGGACCTTGTTGTAAATCATACTTCAGATGAGCATATATGGTTTATAGAATCACGTTCATCAAAGGATAATCCTTATAGAGACTTTTATATATGGAGACCTGGAAAGGACGGAAAGGAGCCTAATAACTGGCTTTCAATGTTTGGTGGTTCTGCATGGAAATATGATGAAAAAACTAATGAATACTATCTACATATCTTTGCAGAAAAACAACCTGACTTAAACTGGGAAAACCCAAAGGTTAGAGAAGAAGTTTATAAAATGATGAAATGGTGGCTTGACAAAGGTATAGATGGTTTTAGAATGGATGTTATAAACTTTATATCTAAAGTAAATGAACTTCCAGATGATTTAGATGCTGAAGATGAAAATAGACTTCCTGGTTCAAAATATTACTTAAATGGCCCTAAGGTACATGATTATCTTAAAGAAATGAATGAAAAGGTATTAAGTAAGTATGATGTGATGACAGTAGGTGAGACTCCAGGAGTTACACCAGAAATAGCAAAGCTATATGTAAATAGTGATAGAAATGAGCTTAACATGTTATTTCAATTTGAATTAATGGGCTTGGATTGTGGACCAAGTGGGAAATGGGATACTGTACCATGGAGTTTAAGAGATTTTAAAAAGATAATGTACAAATGGTACTTAGCTTTAAAGGATAAAGGATGGAATTCACTATATTTAAATAATCATGACCAACCAAGGTCTTTATCTAGATTTGGGAATGATGAAAAATATAGAGTTGAATCAGCTAAGCTACTGGCAACTCTTGTGCATACATGGCATGGAACACCATACATCTATCAAGGTGAAGAAATAGGAATGACAAACATTAAACTTGAAGATATTAATGACTATAGGGATATAGAAACATTCAATTTCTATAAAGAGAAAATAAAAGAAGGCTGGGATGTTCAAAAGATAATGGATGCAATACATGTAAAGAGTAGGGATAATGCAAGGACACCAATGCAATGGAGTTCAGAAGCAAATGGAGGCTTTACTAGTGGTGAACCATGGATAAAGGTAAATCCAAATTATAAGACTATTAATGTAGAAAATGAATTAAAAAATCCTGATTCTATATTAAATTATTATAAGAAGCTCATAAAGTTAAGAGCAGAAAATGACATAATAGTATATGGTGATGTTAAACTAATTTTAGAAGAAGATGATAATATATTTGCATATTTGAGAACTTTAGAGGAAGAAAGGCTTTTTGTATTGCTAAACTTTTCTGAAGAGGAAGTTGAATTTAATATGCCTGATGAAATCCAATGCGAAGATTCTGTTATATTACTTAGCAATTATAAAGTGGATTCTAACAAAATCGATAATATAACTCTAAGACCTTATGAGGCAAGAATATATAGATTATATTAGAAAAATTATATATTTAATCAAGCTTTAGACAAAATAAAATATTTATGAAAATAACGCTCATGCGAAAGAATTTAGAAAAAACTATAGACATAAATTTTTTAACTAAATTCTTTCAAGCATTCACTTTTATTTTCATATATTTTCTAAAGATTAACTTTGTCAATAAGCTCATATCAAATATACTTATGTAAAAAAATAGATAAATGTAGGTTTGATAAAAAACTCCTTTCTGGTAATAAACAACAAATAAAATCTAAACCGGAAAGGAGTTTTTTATAATCCATAGGAAATTATAAACTGCATTGACTTGGAGATAATTTTAAATATAATTTCCGTAATGGATTTCAACAAAATCTTCATTAATTTATTCAAATCGAAGATTTTGTTCTTAAAAGTTTAGAATTAATAATCTTGACAATTTTATGAATTTCTGTTAACTTAAAAAGAAAACTAAATAGCGGCTGTCACTCATATAATTTCTGGAATATGGCCAGAGAGTCTCTACCAGACAACCGTAAATTGTCTGACTATGAGTGGGATTTTGTATCAAACCTAGCTATATTTGTAGCTAAGGTATAGTTTTTGTACCCAAAACACAAATTCCACTCAGGAGTTTGTGTTTTTTTGATTTTATTGTCTAATAATAAATTTGAGGAGGAATTTTAATGGAAAAGTTTTTAAAAGAAGGATTGACCTTTGATGATGTTCTTTTAATACCAGCTAAATCTGAAGTGCTACCTAAAGAAGTGTGTGTTGAAACTTACCTTACAAGAAAAATCAAGCTTAACATTCCTATAATGAGCGCGGGCATGGATACGGTTACGGAAGCTAAGTTGGCTATAGCTATTGCGAGAGAGGGCGGAATCGGTATTATTCATAAAAATATGTCTATAGAGAGACAGGCTATGGAAGTAGATAAAGTTAAGAGATCAGAGCACGGAGTTATAACAAATCCTTTCTATCTTTCACCAGAGCATAATGTATCGGATGCATTAGAACTTATGGAAAGATACCATATATCTGGAGTTCCAATAACTGATGAAAATAAAAAATTAGTGGGTATTATAACAAATAGAGATATAAGGTTTGAAACTGATACAAGCAAAAAAATTAAAGAAGTTATGACTAAAGATAATCTTGTTACAGCTAAAAAAGGGATTTCTATGGACCAAGCTCAGGAGTTAATGAAAAAATATAAAATAGAAAAACTTCCGTTAGTCGATGATGATGGAAAATTAGTAGGGCTAATTACAATTAAAGATATTGAAAAATCTATAGAATATCCAAATTCAGCTAAGGACAATAAGGGTAGATTATTAGTTGGAGCGGCAGTTGGGGTTACAAAAGATATACTTGATAGAGTTAAAGCATTGGTGGATGCACAGGTGGATGTTGTTGTTATAGATACAGCACATGGTCATTCTAAAGGGGTTATTGAAGCTGTAAGTAAGGTAAAAGAAAGATTCCCTGAACTTCAGTTGATAGCTGGGAATGTTGCAACAGCAGAGGCTACTGAAGATTTAATAAAGGCTGGAGCAGATGCCGTTAAAGTAGGTATAGGACCTGGTTCAATTTGTACAACAAGAGTTGTAGCTGGTGTAGGAGTACCTCAGATTACTGCTATTTATGATTGTGCACAAGCGGCAAAGAAATACAACATTCCTATTATAGGGGATGGAGGTATTAAATATTCTGGTGATATAGTTAAGGCTATAGCTGCAGGGGCAGATGTAGTTATGATGGGATCTTTGTTTGCTGGAACTGAAGAAAGCCCAGGAGAAACTGTGTTATATCAAGGCAGGAGATTTAAAGTATACAGAGGTATGGGTTCAATAGGAGCTATGTCTTCTGGAAGCAAAGATAGATATTTCCAAGAAGATAGTAAAAAACTAGTACCTGAAGGAGTAGAAGGAAGAGTTCCATATAAAGGACCACTTAAAGATACTATATTCCAATTAGTTGGTGGACTTAAGGCAGGAATGGGCTACTGTGGTACACCAACAATTAAAGATTTAAAAGAAAAAGGACAATTTATAAGGATAACACAGGCTGGTTTGATTGAAAGTCATCCTCATGATATACAAGTTACAAAAGAAGCACCTAATTATAGTAGGAGATAGGGGACAGGGAACAGAGAACAGGGGACAGAGATTAGAGAACAGAGAACAGGGGACAGGGGACAGATATAAAAAATTAAAAATTGAAAATGGAAAA encodes the following:
- a CDS encoding DNA-3-methyladenine glycosylase, which gives rise to MVLKITEDKDKVIIENLEDFEPEHIFECGQCFRWNKEDDGSYTGVANGKIINVKKEDGIIIFSNTNLNEFNDIWFEYFDLGRDYSKIKRELSKDKILKKAVEYGYGIRILKQDVWEVLISFIISANNRIPMIKRAIENLSQKYGELIGEYNGKKYYSFPKADALSRLTIDDIKDCKTGFRAKYIFNAAAIVSNKQMDIYRLKNLTTEEAKKELMLFAGVGPKVADCIMLFSMEKYDAFPIDVWVKRVMEYFYLKKDTKLKDIQKYAQNKFGEYAGFAQQYLFYYAREHDIRY
- the groES gene encoding co-chaperone GroES, whose translation is MKIKPLGDRVVIKKIEVEEKTKSGIVLPSSAKEQPQMAEVIAVGPGITNDEKKKEELKVGDKVIFSKYAGTEVKVDGEEYTILKLVDILAVIE
- the groL gene encoding chaperonin GroEL (60 kDa chaperone family; promotes refolding of misfolded polypeptides especially under stressful conditions; forms two stacked rings of heptamers to form a barrel-shaped 14mer; ends can be capped by GroES; misfolded proteins enter the barrel where they are refolded when GroES binds), whose protein sequence is MAKEIKFSEEARRAMERGINKLADTVKVTLGPKGRNVVLDKKFGSPLITNDGVTIAREIELKDPYENMGAQLVKEVATKTNDVAGDGTTTATLLAQAIIREGLKNVAAGANPMLIKKGIHKAVDAAVEELKALSKPVEGKEAIAQVASISAADEEIGKLIAEAMEKVGKDGVITVEESKSMGTTLEVVEGMQFDRGYLSPYMVTDAEKMEAVLDDPYILITDRKISNIQDLLPILEQIVQQGKQLLIIAEDVEGEALATLVVNKLRGTFTCVAVKAPGFGDRRKEMLRDIAILTGGEVISEELGYDLKEATIEMLGKASRVKVDKENTTIVGGAGSEEAIKDRIKQIKIQIEETTSDFDREKLQERLAKLSGGVAVIQVGAATETELKEKKLRIEDALAATRAAVEEGIVPGGGTALINVIPAVEKVLETETGDVKTGVDIIRRALEEPVRQIAANAGLEGSVIVEKVKSSEKGIGFDALNEKYVNMIEAGIVDPTKVTRSALQNAASVSAMVLTTEAVVADKEEEKDMGMGGGMPGGMPMM
- a CDS encoding spore coat protein — its product is MYIINNLSEQEILNDLVLSEKELAISYNNTIVESTCPVLRKILSECLNDIQDIQYTIYKIMDERGWNRSRLVSESDLLNTVEKFQSIQ
- a CDS encoding LacI family DNA-binding transcriptional regulator, whose amino-acid sequence is MKITIKDVAKKANVSVATVSRILNNLGGYSEETKEKVLKVIDEIGYQRNEIARGLITKSTNTIGVLVPNVSTNFYAEILNGIEDTAHKNGYSVVVCNTGIGGKRTLAYLDVLSSRQVDGIVITSLTPKEEYEKAIISTRIPSILVSTMSFRYQLPFIRVDDKLAAYSATKYLIEKGHRKIAMIAGNEDDPIAGIPRVEGYMQALRDYNVAIDKELIRHGDFSYESGIKCMRGLLEDKKDFTAVFAASDDMAIGALYVAYKNGISIPDELSVVGYDNTMTARMSIPPLTTLAQPLYEMGKRAVSSLLKKISKGESIESIIMPHKIIERDTVKSI
- a CDS encoding ABC transporter substrate-binding protein → MKKKFKKLMCMMLTLIVVASVFTGCSQSSDVSGKDGKIELELFSNKSESKTTLENFIKEFEKENPNIHIVVNVPPEAGTVLRTRLTKNDIPDILSIGGTATYGELARAGVLLDLTDTEMVKKVQPAYIKMIGKLVGNNDGKVYGIPYATNANGILYNKDMFKELGLDVPKTWDELIATAEKIKAAGKVPFYLTLKDAWTAMIPWNALAANIPSDDFIEKRNSNQTTFKATHKEVAEKMLTLLKYGHDDNFGVGYSDGNTAFAQGKSVMYLQGNWAIPEIKRANPNINVGIFPFPSTNNVERNRLISGVDVLFAVSANTKHKEAALKFIEFMTRKENAEKYIKEQKALSALKGVYQKDEVMEGVLDCFKTGRITSFPDHYYPPGMQVPNLVQEFLVKKDVNAFLEKLDEEWDKVKQH
- a CDS encoding carbohydrate ABC transporter permease, with the translated sequence MKKKNYTYFLMAIPAVTLFFIFHTLPALKGIFYSFTDWKGYGNWNFIGFKNYINVFKDERVLHSYFFTFKFAVTTTIIVNIISLALALGLNAKIKLKNFLRGLYFIPNILGVLIVGFVFNYIFTYFIPSIGKALNIDILSKSILGNPDLAWLGIVVVTAWQSIAFNTIIYLSGLQTIPEELYEASSIDGANKLKSFWHITLPLISPFFTVNMVIAMKNFLMVFDQIMAMTGGGPGRATESISVLIYRGGFQGSEFAYQSANAVIFFITIVTISLFQLKVLQKREVEL
- a CDS encoding carbohydrate ABC transporter permease, whose translation is MKKRGLHKTNWVVTILMILGSLFVLFPLYLSIVVALKSPQETAQSILLLPKKLHFENFTEAIRMTNYFRAFFNSFIITVFSVSFTLLTNSLVAYAIGRNMHKKIFRGMYYYLVSAMFVPFSIIMLPIVKQTSAWNLDNKIGLIILYTVYGLAFNTFLYVAYIKSLPRDFEEAAIIEGASTWQIFWKIIFPLLKPINATIIVLTCLWVWNDFMLPLILLSKPEMATLPLVQYVFRSQFNTNYNLAFASYLLASAPLLIVYLLAQRFIISGVTKGAIK